The following coding sequences are from one Lycium ferocissimum isolate CSIRO_LF1 chromosome 3, AGI_CSIRO_Lferr_CH_V1, whole genome shotgun sequence window:
- the LOC132051015 gene encoding uncharacterized protein LOC132051015 isoform X2 — MAFANAQIFLLLAVFSSLFPIGLADFNWGPRSWSKTNCPYTTEHPPNVTQTSNKFVVGGSEDWHYGFNYRMDWARKCAPFFVNDTLGAKRIADPTEGAGEGFEFVLNKMRPYYFACGENEGVHCKTGNMKFFVIPLKHRST, encoded by the exons ATGGCTTTTGCTAATGCACAAATATTTCTCTTACTTGCAGTATTCTCATCCTTGTTTCCTATTGGACTAGCTGACTTCAATTGGGGTCCTAGATCCTGGAGCAAAACCAATTGCCCTTATACTACTGAGCATCCACCAAATGTTACTCAGACCTCTAATAAATTTGTTGTTGGAGGTTCGGAAGATTGGCATTATGGCTTTAACTACAGGATGGATTGGGCTCGAAAGTGTGCTCCTTTCTTTGTTAATGACACCTTAG GGGCTAAAAGGATAGCAGATCCAACCGAGGGTGCAGGGGAAGGATTTGAGTTTGTGCTGAATAAAATGCGGCCTTACTATTTTGCTTGTGGGGAGAACGAGGGCGTCCATTGCAAGACTGGGAACATGAAGTTTTTTGTGATTCCACTCAAACATCGTTCTACATAG
- the LOC132051015 gene encoding uncharacterized protein LOC132051015 isoform X1 gives MAFANAQIFLLLAVFSSLFPIGLADFNWGPRSWSKTNCPYTTEHPPNVTQTSNKFVVGGSEDWHYGFNYRMDWARKCAPFFVNDTLVFKYDPPNANGTGFPHSVYLLKNYGSLIRCNFTGAKRIADPTEGAGEGFEFVLNKMRPYYFACGENEGVHCKTGNMKFFVIPLKHRST, from the exons ATGGCTTTTGCTAATGCACAAATATTTCTCTTACTTGCAGTATTCTCATCCTTGTTTCCTATTGGACTAGCTGACTTCAATTGGGGTCCTAGATCCTGGAGCAAAACCAATTGCCCTTATACTACTGAGCATCCACCAAATGTTACTCAGACCTCTAATAAATTTGTTGTTGGAGGTTCGGAAGATTGGCATTATGGCTTTAACTACAGGATGGATTGGGCTCGAAAGTGTGCTCCTTTCTTTGTTAATGACACCTTAG TGTTCAAGTATGATCCACCAAATGCAAATGGTACCGGATTTCCGCACAGTGTTTACCTATTAAAAAACTACGGGAGCTTGATCAGATGCAACTTCACAGGGGCTAAAAGGATAGCAGATCCAACCGAGGGTGCAGGGGAAGGATTTGAGTTTGTGCTGAATAAAATGCGGCCTTACTATTTTGCTTGTGGGGAGAACGAGGGCGTCCATTGCAAGACTGGGAACATGAAGTTTTTTGTGATTCCACTCAAACATCGTTCTACATAG